One Agelaius phoeniceus isolate bAgePho1 chromosome 8, bAgePho1.hap1, whole genome shotgun sequence genomic region harbors:
- the RWDD3 gene encoding RWD domain-containing protein 3 isoform X1, with protein MSELAREELSALAAIYCEPGACEVLAASETHGISFRIQISVKEVLDTDVLLKLLFHLPVNYPSTVPDISVTSDQLTRAQCMDVREKLLEEAKKHLSEPMVHDLILWVQQHLKDVIKQLATVFNEKPTLSKVTEDGIWMLLLNLDHMRAKAKYVKTVEKWASDLRLTGRLMFMGKIILILLQGDRNSIKEYLILQKTSKVDVDSSGKKCKEKMMRVLCETELQSQHKRFQTFEVKEYSAPEELQKEFETAGLKTLFSEFVSPLLK; from the exons ATGTCGGAGCTGGCTCGGGAGGAGCTGTCGGCGCTCGCCGCCATCTACTGCGAGCCGGGCGCCTGCGAGGTGCTGGCGGCCTCAG aAACGCATGGAATCTCATTTAGAATTCAAATCAGTGTGAAAGAAGTGCTGGATACAGATGTACTTTTAAAGCTGTTATTTCATTTACCAGTCAATTACCCATCAACCGTACCAGATATTTCTGTTACCTCAGACCAGCTTACAAGGGCCCAGTGTATGGATGTGAGAGAGAAATTACTTGAAGAAGCCAAGAAGCATCTTTCTGAGCCCATGGTACACGATCTGATCCTTTGGGTACAGCAGCATCTTAAAGATGTCATTAAACAATTGGCAACAGTTTTCAATGAAAAACCTACTTTGTCAAAAGTAACAGAAGATGGTATCTGGATGCTCCTTTTGAATTTAGATCACatgagagcaaaagcaaaatatgTGAAAACTGTGGAAAAATGGGCTTCAGATCTAAGGCTGACTGGAAGACTGATGTTCATGGGCAAGATAATATTGATTCTTCTTCAGGGTGACAGGAACAGCATTAAG gAGTACTTGATTCTTCAGAAAACTTCTAAGGTAGATGTGGACTCAAGTGGAAAgaaatgcaaagagaaaatgATGAGAGTACTGTGTGAGACAGAACTACAGTCCCAGCATAAAAG GTTTCAGACGTTTGAAGTCAAAGAATATTCAGCACCGGAGGAGTTACAAAAGGAATTTGAAACTGCAGGACTTAAAACTCTTTTCTCTGAGTTTGTGTCTCCTCTCTTAAAGTAA
- the RWDD3 gene encoding RWD domain-containing protein 3 isoform X2, whose translation MAEEQKKETHGISFRIQISVKEVLDTDVLLKLLFHLPVNYPSTVPDISVTSDQLTRAQCMDVREKLLEEAKKHLSEPMVHDLILWVQQHLKDVIKQLATVFNEKPTLSKVTEDGIWMLLLNLDHMRAKAKYVKTVEKWASDLRLTGRLMFMGKIILILLQGDRNSIKEYLILQKTSKVDVDSSGKKCKEKMMRVLCETELQSQHKRFQTFEVKEYSAPEELQKEFETAGLKTLFSEFVSPLLK comes from the exons ATGGCAGAGGAGCAAAAGAAAG aAACGCATGGAATCTCATTTAGAATTCAAATCAGTGTGAAAGAAGTGCTGGATACAGATGTACTTTTAAAGCTGTTATTTCATTTACCAGTCAATTACCCATCAACCGTACCAGATATTTCTGTTACCTCAGACCAGCTTACAAGGGCCCAGTGTATGGATGTGAGAGAGAAATTACTTGAAGAAGCCAAGAAGCATCTTTCTGAGCCCATGGTACACGATCTGATCCTTTGGGTACAGCAGCATCTTAAAGATGTCATTAAACAATTGGCAACAGTTTTCAATGAAAAACCTACTTTGTCAAAAGTAACAGAAGATGGTATCTGGATGCTCCTTTTGAATTTAGATCACatgagagcaaaagcaaaatatgTGAAAACTGTGGAAAAATGGGCTTCAGATCTAAGGCTGACTGGAAGACTGATGTTCATGGGCAAGATAATATTGATTCTTCTTCAGGGTGACAGGAACAGCATTAAG gAGTACTTGATTCTTCAGAAAACTTCTAAGGTAGATGTGGACTCAAGTGGAAAgaaatgcaaagagaaaatgATGAGAGTACTGTGTGAGACAGAACTACAGTCCCAGCATAAAAG GTTTCAGACGTTTGAAGTCAAAGAATATTCAGCACCGGAGGAGTTACAAAAGGAATTTGAAACTGCAGGACTTAAAACTCTTTTCTCTGAGTTTGTGTCTCCTCTCTTAAAGTAA
- the HCCS gene encoding holocytochrome c-type synthase: MGLSASSPAATEQPPNASRQYQTASPPSECPMHQEKMSGCPMHMKTADHRTENTDDVPAHQERAYEFVACPVKSGAAQMKDDIDPSNMMPPPNQQPSPGQPFPLSTVREESSIPRAHSDKKWVYPSEQMFWNAMLRKGWRWKDDDITSEDMTNIIKIHNQNNEQAWKEILKWEALHATECPCGPSLMRFGGKAKEYSPRARIRSWMGYELPFDRHDWIVDRCGKEVRYVIDYYDGGAVDENYQFTILDVRPALDSLSAVWDRVKVAWWRWTS, from the exons ATGGGTTTGTCCGCGTCTTCCCCGGCTGCCACAGAGCAGCCACCAAATGCATCCAGGCAATACCAGACGGCGTCTCCGCCTTCAGAATGTCCCATGCATCAAGAAAAAATGAGCG GTTGTCCAATGCACATGAAGACTGCTGATCATAGAACTGAGAACACAGATGATGTTCCTGCACATCAAGAAAGAGCTTATGAGTTTGTAGCATGTCCTGTGAAGTCTGGTGCAGCTCAAATGAAAGACGACATAGATCCCAGCAATATG ATGCCTCCTCCCAATCAGCAGCCATCTCCGGGTCAACCATTTCCATTGTCAACTGTTAGAGAAGAGTCTTCCATTCCTAGAGCACATTCTGACAAGAAATGGGTCTATCCTTCAGAGCAAATGTTCTGGAATGCTATGCTAAGAAAAGG GTGGAGGTGGAAAGATGATGACATAACAAGTGAAGACATGACCAACATTATTAAGATTCATAATCAAAATAATGAGCAAGCTTGGAAGGAGATTTTGAAGTGGGAAGCTCTACATGCTAC GGAATGTCCATGTGGGCCATCACTGATGCGGTTTGGAGGCAAAGCAAAGGAGTACTCGCCAAGAGCCAGAATACGTTCATGGATGGG GTACGAGCTGCCCTTTGACAGGCACGACTGGATCGTTGACCGCTGTGGCAAGGAGGTGCGCTACGTTATCGATTACTACGACGGCGGGGCGGTGGATGAGAACTACCAGTTCACCATCCTGGACGTGCGCCCCGCGCTGGACTCGCTCTCGGCCGTCTGGGACAGAGTCAAGGTGGCCTGGTGGCGCTGGACTTCCTAA